GCTCGTAGAGGTCCTTGTCGATCGGCTCCATCGGCTCGATCTTGTTCTTGACGCCGTCGAGGCCCGCGAGCAGCAGCGCCGCGAAGGCGAGGTACGGGTTGGACGACGGGTCCGGGGCGCGGAACTCGACGCGCTTGGCCTTCGGGTTCGAGCCGGTGATCGGGATGCGCATCGCGGCGGAGCGGTTGCGCTGCGAGTACACCATGTTGACCGGCGCCTCGAAGCCCGGCACCAGGCGGTGGTAGGAGTTCACCGTCGGGTTGGTGAAGGCCAGCAGCGACGGGGCGTGCTTCAGGATGCCGCCGATGTAGTAGCGGGCGGTGTCCGAGAGGCCCGCGTAGCCGGCCTCGTCGTAGAACAGCGGGTCGCCGTTCGCCCACAGCGACTGGTGGACGTGCATGCCCGAGCCGTTGTCACCGAAGATCGGCTTCGGCATGAAGGTCGCGGTCTTGCCGTTGCGCCAGGCGACGTTCTTCACGATGTACTTGAAGAGCATCAGGTCGTCGGCCGCGGCGAGCAGCGTGTTGAACTTGTAGTTGATCTCGGCCTGGCCGCCGGTGCCGACCTCGTGGTGCTGGCGCTCGACCTGGAGGCCCTGGGCGTCCAGTTCCAGCGAGATCTCGGCGCGCAGGTCGGCGAAGTGGTCGACCGGGGCGACGGGGAAGTAGCCGCCCTTGTAGCGGACCTTGTAGCCGCGGTTGTTCTCCTCGGAGCCGGTGTTCCAGGCGCCGGCCTCGGAGTCGATGTGGTAGAAGCTCTCGTTCGCGGTCGTCGCGAAGCGCACGCTGTCGAACACGTAGAACTCGGCCTCGGGGCCGAAGTACGCGGTGTCGGCGATGCCGGTGGAGGCGAGGTACGCCTCGGCCTTCTTCGCGATGTTGCGCGGGTCGCGGCTGTAGGCCTCGCCCGTGATCGGGTCGTGGATGAAGAAGTTGATGTTGAGCGTCTTGTCCTTGCGGAACGGGTCCAGGCGCGCGGTGGTGATGTCGGCGCGCAGCGCCATGTCGGACTCGTGGATCGCCTGGAAGCCGCGGATGGAGGATCCGTCGAAGGCGAGCTCCTCCGCCGGGTCGAACGCCCGCGCCGGGATGGTGAAGTGCTGCATCACACCAGGCAGGTCACAGAAGCGGACGTCGACGAACTTGACGTCGTTCTCCTCGATGTACTGCTTCACTTCGTCGGCGTTCTGGAACATCCAACTCCTCCTACTCCCGACCCCGGGGCAGGGGCGGGCTTTATAGCTCGTGGTGCGTCAGTGCGGTGCCGCACGCTGACCCGACCATAAGCAGACGGGATTTCTCAAGCATGACCCATTTGTTTCGCACAAGTTAACCAGGGTCCCGTCCGGGGCGCCGGAGAGCGCACCGGTACCGTGGTCGGGTGGACAACAGGCAAGCAATCGGATCCTGGCTTTCCGGCCCCCGCGCGGCCGCCGAGGAGATGGGCGTCGACTTCGGCCATCCGGGCGAGCGCCTGGGCCTTCCCCGTTCGGGGCCCGGCTCGGTGGCCCGTTTCGGGCGTCGACTCGGCGCCGTCGTCATCGACTGGGTCGGTTGTCAGCTGATCGCCTACGCCCTGATCACGGGCGGTGACCTGGACGCTTCCAGCCCGTGGACGCTGGCGCTCTTCCTGAGCCTCACGTTCCTGACGGTGGGCACGGTGGGCTTCACCCCCGGCAAGCGGATCCTGGGACTCCGGGTCATCGCGCTGGACGGCTCGCGCCTGGGCCTCGGCCGGGTGGCGCTGCGCACCCTGCTGCTGGCCCTCTTCGTCCCCGCCCTGATCTCGGACCGGGACGGCCGGGGCCTGCACGACCGGCTCGCCGGCGCGGTCCAGGTCCGCATCTGAGGAACGGCGCGCGTCGCGGAGAACACGACGACAGCGCGCCCAGAGCACGACGAGACGGGGGTGCCCCCGGAGCCATCGGCTCCGGGGGCACCCCCGTGTCGTATACGAAAAGCAGGTCAGCGCATTGTCAGCGCATCTTGCCGCCGCGCGGCATGCGCGTGCCCTTCGGCATGGGGCCCTTCGGGACCGGCATGTTGCTCATGAGGTCACCCATGGCCCGGAGCTTGTCGTTCACCTGCGTGATCTGCGGGCCGGCCAGCACGCGCGGCAGCTTGAGCAGCGTCGTACGGACCTTCTTGAGCGGGACCTCGCCCTCGCCGGTGCCCACGATGAAGTCGTGCACCGGGACGTCGGGCATGATCCGGGCCAGCTTCTTCTTCTCGGCCGCGAGCAGGACCTTGACCCGGTTCGGGTTGCCCTCCGCGATCAGGACGACGCCCGCCTTGCCGACGGCCCGGTGGACGATGTCCTGGTTCCGGTTCATCGCGACGGCCGGGGTGGTGGTCCAACCCCGTCCCACGTTGTCCAGTACGGCCGCGGCAGCGCCCGGCTGTCCCTCCATCTGCCCGAAGGCAGCCCGCTCGGCCCGTCGCCCGAAGACGATCGCCATCGCGAGGAACGCCACCAGGAAACCCAGGATGCCCAGGTAGACCGGGTGGCCGATCAGGAAGCCGATCGCAAGAAAGACACCGAAGGTGACGATTCCCACGCCCGCGACGATCAGACCGACCTTCGGATCGGCCTTGCGCGTCATCTTGTACGTCAGGGCGATCTGCTTCAGTCGCCCGGGGTTCGCAGCAGTCTCTGCGTTTGACTTCCTCGCCATAAGGCGAGTTTACGTGGCCTGCGGACGGCGGGTCGCCGCGGCCTCGAGTACGTGCTCGGTTTCGACCCGATCCTTGGCCCTGCGGCGGTCCTCCAGGACCGCGCTCCAGGCGTTGCGGCGGGCGCCGCTCATGAGCAGCGACTCGATGCCCCGGAAGGCGTCTGTGAAGGACGGGATGGCGATGGCGCGTACGGGCGCGGCCTGCATGATGTCGATCCCTCTCACGGTGCTCACGACGGCTGGGAGTGAAGCGGTGGTACGTGGAGCGAAGCGGTGGTGCGCGCTGCGCGATGTGCGGTGCGTGCAGCAATCGTCACTGACTGGTGTTACCAGGGCGTGACCGGTCGGTCAAATGCGATGAACATGTTGGGCGCGAAAACACTGACGCGGCCCACCCGACTCATCCTGGAATGAGCCTAGGGGCCGCGTCGGCGCGGTGTTACTGTTCAGTAAGTTATTGTGCGGGACTTCACACGCCCACGTCAGACGGTGGCGCGCTTCTCCATCGCCTGCTGGTAGAGGCGCCCGGCGCGGTACGAGGAACGCACCAGCGGACCGGACATCACACCGGAGAAGCCGATCTCCTCGGCCTCCTTCGCCAGCTCGACGAACTCGGCCGGCTTGACCCACCGCTCGACGGGGTGGTGGCGCGGCGAGGGGCGCAGGTACTGGGTGATGGTGATGAGCTCGCAGCCGGCCTCGTGCAGGTCCTTGAGGGCCTGCGTGACCTCCTCGCGCTCCTCGCCCATGCCGAGGATCAGGTTCGACTTCGTGATCAGGCCGTAGGCGCGCGCCTTGGTGATCACGTCGAGGGAGCGCTCGTAGCGGAAGCCGGGGCGGATCCGCTTGAAGATCCGGGGAACCGTCTCGACGTTGTGCGCGAAGACCTCGGGGCGGGAGGCGAAGACCTCCTCCAGGAGTTCCGGCACCGCGTTGAAGTCGGGGGCCAGCAGCTCGACCTTGGTGTGGCCGGTCTCACGGCCCGCCGTCTGCTGGTGGATCTGGCGCACGGTCTCCGCGTACAGCCAGGCGCCGCCGTCGGGCAGGTCGTCGCGGGCCACGCCGGTGATCGTCGCGTAGTTCAGGTCCATGGTGACCACGGACTCGCCGACACGACGCGGCTCGTCCCGGTCGAGGGCCTCGGGCTTGCCCGTGTCGATCTGGCAGAAGTCACAGCGCCGGGTGCACTGGTCGCCACCGATGAGGAAGGTGGCCTCGCGGTCTTCCCAGCATTCGTAGATGTTCGGACAGCCGGCTTCCTGGCACACCGTGTGCAGTCCTTCGCCCTTCACCAGGGCCTGCATCTTGGTGTACTCGGGGCCCATCTTCGCCCGGGTCTTGATCCACTCGGGCTTGCGCTCGATGGGGGTCTGGGCGTTACGGACCTCGAGGCGCAGCATCTTGCGTCCGTCGGGTGCGACTGCGGACACGACCGGCTCCCTGTGACTTCGATTCTTCGGCGCCCACCAGGGTACGCCCGTAATTTCATACGTTCTTACGTCCGCCAACCTGGGGGCGGCCGGACGCATTCCCCGGGCCTCAGCCGGCGGCGGGCTCGATCTCCCTCGGTCGGAGCTCCGCCTGCTCCAGGACGTCCTTGAGGTGCCGCTCGATGACGGGCAGCACCTGGGCGATGGTGATCTCCCGGCCCAGTTCGTACGAGAGCGAGGTCACACCGGCGTCCCGGATGCCGCAGGGGATGATCCGGTCGAACCAGGTGTTGTCAGGATTCACGTTGATCGAGAACCCGTGCATGGTGACGCCCTTGGCGACCCGGATGCCGATGGCGGCGAGCTTGCGGTCCTCGCGGCGCTGGCCGGCGTTGGACGGGGCGTACTCGGGGCCGTTCAGCCGGGCGTCGAACTCGTCGTCGTGCATCCGGGGATCGAGGTCCAGCGAGAGTCCGCCGATGCCCGGTCGGTCCTCGACGGGGTCGCCGAGCACCCAGACACCGCTGCGCCCCTCGATCCGGGTGGTCTCCAGCCCGAACTCGGCTGCGGTCCTGATCAGCGCGTCCTCCAGCCGGCGGACGTGGGCGACCACGTCCACGGGGCGCGGCAGCTTCATGATCGGGTAGCCGACGAGCTGGCCCGGCCCGTGCCAGGTGATCTTTCCGCCCCGGTCCACGTCCACGACCGGCGTGCCGTCCAACGGCCGCTCGTTGTCTGCGGTGCGCCGACCGGCCGTGTAGACGGGCCGGTGCTCGACCAGCAGGCAGGTGTCCTCGATCTCGTCCGCGAAGCGGGCGGCGTGCACCCGGCGCTGCTCGTCCCAGGCCTCGGTGTACTCGACGAATTCCGGCCCGAAGCCCAGATGGACAAACCGAAGCTCAGTCACCGCAGCGCCTCCTCGTTGAACCTGCTGTGTGCACGCATCGCACCAGCCAAGGGTACGGCCGGCCGAAAGCGGCTCCTCAGGGCCCCGACGATCGCCTCGGTCGTCGCCCATACGGGCGGAGCGTGCCCATCCGTAAAGGACCCCGCAGGTTCTGCACACGATCGGATGAATGTGGGACAGAGGGGGCGGTGCGGGCGAAGTTCGCCGCTACATTCACGCCGTTCACAGGGCCGGGACTCCGGTCTTTCACGTCAGGAAACCGTGGAGCCGATGACGGAACGACCAGCCCAGCGCGTCCCCAACCGGCAACTCTCGGCGCTGATCGCGGAAGCCGGGTTCTCCAACGCCGGTCTCGCCCGCCGCGTCGACCAGCTCGGCCTGGAACACGGTCTCGATCTGCGGTACGACAAGACGTCCGTGACCCGGTGGCTGCGCGGCCAGCAACCCCGCGGGACGACCCCCGCGCTGATCGCGGAGGTCTTCACCCGGCGCCTCGGGCGGCGGCTGTCGGCCCAGGACCTGGGGCTCGACGCGTGCGCGCCCGTCTACGCGGGGCTGGAGTTCGCGGCCACCCCCGAGGAGGCCGTGGACATCGCGAGCGGACTGTGGCGCAAGGACTCCGGCTCGCACGCCGAGCTGCGCAAGATCGCCTTCACCCCGGCCGGTCTGGTGGTGCCCAGCCGGGACTGGCTGATCGGCCGGGCCGACGAACGGGTCGGGCGGGGCGCGGAGCCCGCCGGCTCGCGGGTCCCGACGCAGGGGCGGACGGCCGTGCCCCGCCAGCGGCAGATCGACCGGGCGCCCGGCCAGCGGGTGACGGGCGGGGACATCGCGGCGCTGCGGTCGGTGAGCGAACTGTTCCGGACCCTGGACGACACCTACGGCGGCGGGCACGCCCGGCAGGCGCTGGTGCGGTACCTGGAGCACGAGGCGGAGCCGATGCTGCGGGGCACGTACGGGGAGACCACCGGGCGCAGGCTGTTCGCGGCCGCCGCCGACCTGACCCGGCTCGCGGGTTGGACCTCGTACGACATCGCCGCACACGGGCTGGCCCAGCGGTACTTCGTGCAGGCGCTGCGGCTCTCGCAGGCCGCCGCCGACCGGCCGTACGGGTCGTACGTGCTGGTCACGATGAGCCGGCAGGCCGTCTACCTGGGGCACGGGCGGGAGGCGGTGCAGCTCGCCCGGGTCGCCCAGCAGGGCGTGGGCTCCGGGCCGCCGCCGGTGGTGCAGGCGTTGCTGCACTCGGCGGAGGCGCGGGGGCACGCGGTGTTGGGCGAGGTGCGGGCCTCGACGGCCTCGCTGGTGCGGGCGGAGCGGGCGCTGGGCGCGGCCCGGCCGGGGGACGACGTGCCGCACTGGGCCCGCTTCTACGACGAGGCGCAGTTGGCGGACGAGTTCGGCCACTGCCACCGGGATCTCCAGCAGTACCGGGCCTCGGCGCAGCACGCGGAGCGCTCGCTCCAGTTGCGGGCGCCCGGCCACGCGCGCTCGCGGCTGTTCTGCAGGGTGGTGCTGGCCACGGCCCGGCTGGGGCTCGGCGAGCTGGACCAGGCGTGCGCGCTGGGCGCGGAGGCGGCGCAGCAGGCGATGGAGATGCGGTCGGCGCGCGCGGTGGAGTACGTACGGGACTTCGAGCGGCGGCTGGAGCCGTACCGGGACGCCTCGGCGGTGCGGACCTACCGGGACCGGGTCGCCGCGCTGGTCTGAGCGGGCCCGCGCCCCGTCCCGGTCACGGGGGCGCGCGTGAGGGCCCGGCCCCCGGTCACGGGGCCGGGCCCTCACGCGTACGCGGCCGGGGCGGGACCGGCTCAGGCCGCCACCGGAACGGATCGTTCCGGGGCGGCCGGCACCGGGATGCCGAAGTCGCGCAGGACGGCCGTGCTCGCGCGTCGGGCGGAGTGCAGGGCCCCCTGGACGGTGTTGACGTCGCGGTGGTCGCCGCACACGTACAGCCCGGCCACGACCCGTACCGGGCGGCGCAGGTCGTACGGCGGGGGCATGGCCGGGACGGCCTCCGGGGTGTGGTGGACGGCGAGTGGCTCCCAGTCCCGGGTGGAGGTGTCGTAGAGCCGGGCGAGCCGGGAGGCGACCGTGCGGGTGGGCGGCGGCGGTCCGTGCACGGTGGTGGTGACCAGGCTCCGCCCGGCGGGAGCCCGCGTCGGGTCGACCGCACTCATCACGGTGGTGTGGGCGAGCGGCCACTTCGGGTCGGCGTCCAGGAGCAGGGAACCGTCCCACGGCAGCGGGACGGCGGTGCCGTGGTGGATGACGGTGACCTCGTGGAAGTTCGGCACCCGCAGCCCCGGCAGCAGGTCGGCGGCGGCCCGGGCGCCGGTGGCGAGCACGACGGAACGGCAGCTGAAGTCGCCGTGCTCCTCGGTGGTGACGAGGTTCGTCGCCACCGTGCGGACCCGCACCCCGGTCCGTACGGTGCCGGGCGGCAGGGCGGCGGCGAGCAGGTCGGGCAGGCTCGCGGCGCCGCCCTCGGGCACGGCGAGCCGGCCTCGGGCGAATCCGCGCAGGGCGAGGTCGGCGACCCGGCTGGAGGTGGTCAGTTCCGGGTCGCGGAGCAGGGTGGCGAGCAGGGGGCGCAGTACGCCGTTGACCGTGCGCGGCGGCAGTCCGCGGGTGCGCAGGGCGGCCGTCGCGGTGCGTTCGGGCCGGGCGAGCAGGCGCTCCACGGGCAGGGCGGCGAGCCGGCCGAGCGCGGCGCTGAGCCGGGCCTGGTCGAGGGAGCCGCCGGCCAGGGCGCGGGCGGGGGTGAGGGCCCCGGCGCGCTGCTGTTTGCCGTCGGCTCCCCGGATGAGGACCCCGGGCGCGAAGGGGCGCAGGACGAGCGCCTCCAGGCCCGGGGTGCGGGACGGTTCGGTGTACGAGGTGTTGAGGAGCTGGCCGGTCCGGTCGAGCCGGAAGCCGTCGACCGACTCGGTGGCCATCCGACCGCCGGGGTCGTTCGCGGCCTCCAGGACGGTGACCGTGACTCCCGCGGCGATCAGATGGTGTGCCGCCGCGAGTCCTGAGACTCCGGCTCCCACGATGACGACGTCTGCATGGTGTGCGCTGCTGAGCACGTGCCCCTCCCCGAGGTCGGCGCGGCTGTGTGGGGTTCCTCCTTCCCCCAACGGACTCCGGCAGAACCCGAGTCCGGTGCGGTATTGCGCACAACTCCGGTCGCACAGCGGTCGCATTCGGGTCACAAACGGTCGCACGTGAGCGGACGATGCTCCCCCGAGCCGCCGGGCCACCGGGCCGCCGCCCCTAGGCCAGCGCGGCCCTGATCGACTCGTCGATCCCCGGGTGGCGGAACACGAAGCCGGACTCCAACAGCTTCGTGGGACGCACCCGCTGACTTCCCAGCACGTCCTCGGCGAACTCGCCGAGGACGACGCGCATGACGGGCGCCGGCACGGCGCACACCGTCGGACGGTGCAGCACCCGCCCCATCGCCGCCGTCACCTCACGGTTGGTCCGCGGCTCGGGGGCCGTCAGGTTCACCGGACCGGACAGCCCGGACGCGGTGATCAGGTGGCGCAGGGCGGCGACCTCGTCGTGCATCGAGATGTGCGACCAGTACTGGCGGCCGTTGCCGAGCCGACCGCCGACGCCGGCCCGGAAGACGGGGAACAGCCGGCCCCACGCCCCGCCGTCGGCGGCGACGACCAGGCCGGTGCGGGCGAAGACCGTACGGATCCCGGCGTCCCGGGCCGGCGCGGCGGCCGCCTCCCACTCGACGCAGACGGAGGGCAGGAAGCCCTCCCCCGCCGGGGCGTCCTCGTCGACGACGCGGTCGCCGGTGTTCCCGTAGTAGCCGACGGCGCTCCCACTGACGAGGACCGGCGGTGGCTCGGCCATGTCCGCGACGGCCCGGGCGATGGCGGCGGTGCCGAGGACACGGCTGTCGCGGATCTCCCTCTTGTACGCGGCCGTCCAGCGGTGGTCGCCGACCCCGGCTCCGGCCAGGTGGACGACGGCGCCGCAGCCGACCAGCCCGGCGGGGTCCACGTACCCGCGCCGCGGGTCCCAGGTCGCCTCGTCCGGGGCGGCGGCGGGGCGGCGCACGAAGCGCACCACCTCGTGGCCGTCCACTTGGAGGGACCGTACGAGGACCTTGCCGATGAGGCCGGATGCTCCGGTGACCGCGATGCGCATGGCGCCAGTCTGCCCGCAGGTCGCGCCCGTGCACGGGCGACCCGGGGCGTGGCGCCCGGGGATCCACCGGGCGGGCCGCGCCGGGGTGGTCCGGGGACGGATAGGGCCCGGCGGTCCCGGTCGGGTCAGGTGCCGCCGATCCATCGGGTCAGGTGCCGCCGATCCAGGTGCCCACGGCGTAGGTGACGGCCATCGCGACCGCGCCGCCCGCCACGTTCCGCAGCACCGCCCGCGCGGCGGGGGCGCCGCCCAGGCGGGCGCCGGCCAGCCCGCACAGGGTCAGCGCCGCCAGCACGGCCGCCACCGTCACCGGCACCCGTGCCGACGGCTGCGGCAGGACGATCGCCAGGAGCGGGAGCAGCGCCCCCACCGTGAAGGAGAGCAGGCTCGCGAGGGCCGCGTGCCAGGGGTTCACCAGCTCGTCCGGGTTGATCCCCAGTTCCACTTGGGCGTGGGCCCGCAGGGCGTCGCGTGCCGTCAGCTGTTCGGCGGCCTCCCGGGCGAGTTCCCGGCTCAGGCCGCGCGCCGCCAGCATGTCCGTCAGCTCCGCGAGCTCCTCCTCCGGCTCGTCGGCCAGCTCCCGCCGCTCCACGGCCAGGGCGGCGCGTTCCGAGTCCCGCTGCGAACTGACCGACACGTACTCCCCCGCCGCCATCGACAGCGCCCCCGCCAGCAGCCCGGCCACTCCCGCCGTCAGGATCGCCGCGCGCGAGGTCGTCGCCCCGGCGACGCCCACCACCAGGCCCGCCGTGGAGATGATCCCGTCGTTGGCGCCCAGGACCCCCGCCCTGAGCCAGTTGAGCCGGGTGCTGATCTCCGCGCTCCGCGCGCCCGCCGATTCGGTCACCGCACCACTGTCGCGGGGCGGACCGCGCGAGGCCACCCGACGCTCACCCGGGGTGCGCCCCCGGCCGGCCGGGATCAGGGTGGAGGAGTGAGACGCGGACTCGAGGACTCCGGCCGGCTGCACGGGACGCCCCCGCCCCGCTGGGCCCGGCTTGCGCCCGTCGTGGCCGTGGTGGTGCTGTGCTGCGCGCAGTGGCTGACCCCCGGCGCGGAGCTGGGGTACTTCCTCGCGGCCCTGCCCGCGGTGGCCGCGTTCTCGTACGGCCCCCTGGGAACCTGCGCGTTCGCCGTACTGGTCCTCGTGCTGCTCGGCGTCCCCCAGCTCGGCGTGGCCAACGCCCGGGGCACGGACCTGGCCACCGTGGCCTTCGTCGGCCTGCTCAGCGTGGTGATCTCCTTCGTGCGGCGCCGTCGCGACGACCAGCTGGTCAGCGTCCGGACCGTCGCCGAGGCGGCCCAGCTCGCGGTGCTGCCACCGGTACCGGACCAGGTGGGTCCGGTGCACTGCTCCGGTCTGTACCGGGCGGCGCAGCGCGGCACGCTGGTCGGCGGCGACCTGTACGACGTGCGGGCCGGGCCGTACGGGGTCCGGGCGGTGGTGGCCGACGTCCAGGGGCACGGTCTGGCGGCGGTCGGGACGGTGGCCGCGCTGCTCGGCGCCTTCCGGGAGGCGGTCCTGGACGATCCCGAGCTGGCGGCGGTCGCGGCCCGGCTGGACCGGCGGCTGGTGGCCGACGCGGCGGCCGCCTCGATCCGGCACCCGGAGCTGTTCGCGACGGCGGTGCTGCTGGAGTTCCCGCCCGGACGGGATCTCGTACGGATCGTGTCGTGCGGGCATCCGCCCGTGCTGTTGCTCCGCGGCTCGACGACCGCGGAACTGGACGTGGAGCCGGGGCCCCCGCTGGGCCTGGGCCTGACCGTGCCCGAGCTGCCGAAGGTCGCCGAGGTTCCGCTGCTGCCGGGCGACCGGCTGCTCGCGCACACGGACGGGGTGACCGAGGCCCGCGACGCGGAGGGCGGCTTCTACCCGCTGGCCTCCCGGATCCCGGTGCTGGCCGACGACTCCGAGGGCCTGGTGCGGGCGGTGTGGCGGGACCTGGAGGCCTTCACCGCGGGCGGCCCGAGCGACGACGTGGCGGTCCTGCTCCTGTCCCTGCCGGCCATGGAAACGTGACCGGGCGTGCCGTAGCCGGGCGTGCCGTGACCACGCGTGCCGTGGCCGGGCCTGCCTGCCTGCCTGCCTGCCTGCCTGCCTGCCTGCCTGCCTGCCGAGGGTCCTACCGGCCGCGAGCGGCGCGGGCGCCCGGGCCGGGACGGCCCCGGGGGGCGCGGCGTCGCCGTGCCGCGGCCCCCGGAGCCCGCGTCGAACGTCAGCCGACGTCGCGGATGAAGGCGCGCACCATCTTGCAGGTCACGTTGGACGGCCGGTGGATCCCCACCCGCACCGCCATCGTCCGGATCTTGCGGTTGGTGGCGCGTCGAGCGTCGTAGGTCCCGGTGTCGAGCAGCGATATCGCCAGCCGCATCGCCTTCAGACGGCGGTTGTGGCTCTCGTACCACTCGCGGGGCAGCCCCGCCGGCAGTGGCTTCTTCTTGGGCATCGAAATGATCGCGGCAGCGGCCATCTACAGCCTCCCAAACGGTAGTTGGCTTCCTGTCGTGCTCCTTCGATTTTACCGGGGGGCACTGACAAAAGCCCCTGGCCAGACCGGCCCGGCACGACGCCTCGTTAGGCTTGGGCGCATGGAGATCTGGATCAATCCCGCCTGTTCCAAGTGCCGTGCCGCGCTGACCCTGCTGGACGCGGAGGGCGCCGACTACACGGTGCGCCGGTACCTGGAGGACGTGCCGTCCGAGGCCGAGATCCGCGAGGTGCTGGACCGCCTCGGGCTGGAGCCCTGGGACATCACGCGCACCTCCGACCCGCTGGCCCGCGAGAGTGGGGTACGGGAGCTGCCGCGCGAGGGGACGGACGCCGCGCGGGGCCGCTGGATCGCCCATCTGGCGGCGCACCCCAAGCTGATCCAGCGCCCGATCATCACCGCCGAGGACGGTACGGCCGTGATCGCCCGTACCGACGAGGCCGTGCGCGAGGCCATGTCCCGCAAGGCCTGAGCCGGCCGGTCGGCTCGATCCGACGGGCCGACTCAAGCCTCCGTCAGCAGGCGGGTGATCGCGTCGGCCGCCGTGAGCGGCATCGCGTGGTGCGTGACCCCCGGGGAGCACGTCGACCCGACCGGGCGGGAGGCCGTCCGCCGCTTCCAAACCAGGCTGCGGCACTCGGGGGTGCCTCGACCAGCAGCTTCTGCGCCTGAAACGAGGTCGTGCGGGCCTCGCGGACCAGGGTGACGGTGGACGGTGAAGTCCGCCCGCACGCGCGCGCATGGAGCCGCCCGGGCCGCGATCGACGCCCCGCCGCGAAGGCGAATCCCGCAGAGGGGCGGGGGGATGGACGGGACCAAGCCCCCCGCCCCACCCCTCACGCGCCCAA
This region of Streptomyces sp. NBC_00513 genomic DNA includes:
- a CDS encoding ArsC/Spx/MgsR family protein encodes the protein MEIWINPACSKCRAALTLLDAEGADYTVRRYLEDVPSEAEIREVLDRLGLEPWDITRTSDPLARESGVRELPREGTDAARGRWIAHLAAHPKLIQRPIITAEDGTAVIARTDEAVREAMSRKA
- a CDS encoding FAD-dependent oxidoreductase — encoded protein: MLSSAHHADVVIVGAGVSGLAAAHHLIAAGVTVTVLEAANDPGGRMATESVDGFRLDRTGQLLNTSYTEPSRTPGLEALVLRPFAPGVLIRGADGKQQRAGALTPARALAGGSLDQARLSAALGRLAALPVERLLARPERTATAALRTRGLPPRTVNGVLRPLLATLLRDPELTTSSRVADLALRGFARGRLAVPEGGAASLPDLLAAALPPGTVRTGVRVRTVATNLVTTEEHGDFSCRSVVLATGARAAADLLPGLRVPNFHEVTVIHHGTAVPLPWDGSLLLDADPKWPLAHTTVMSAVDPTRAPAGRSLVTTTVHGPPPPTRTVASRLARLYDTSTRDWEPLAVHHTPEAVPAMPPPYDLRRPVRVVAGLYVCGDHRDVNTVQGALHSARRASTAVLRDFGIPVPAAPERSVPVAA
- the lipB gene encoding lipoyl(octanoyl) transferase LipB produces the protein MTELRFVHLGFGPEFVEYTEAWDEQRRVHAARFADEIEDTCLLVEHRPVYTAGRRTADNERPLDGTPVVDVDRGGKITWHGPGQLVGYPIMKLPRPVDVVAHVRRLEDALIRTAAEFGLETTRIEGRSGVWVLGDPVEDRPGIGGLSLDLDPRMHDDEFDARLNGPEYAPSNAGQRREDRKLAAIGIRVAKGVTMHGFSINVNPDNTWFDRIIPCGIRDAGVTSLSYELGREITIAQVLPVIERHLKDVLEQAELRPREIEPAAG
- the lipA gene encoding lipoyl synthase; the encoded protein is MSAVAPDGRKMLRLEVRNAQTPIERKPEWIKTRAKMGPEYTKMQALVKGEGLHTVCQEAGCPNIYECWEDREATFLIGGDQCTRRCDFCQIDTGKPEALDRDEPRRVGESVVTMDLNYATITGVARDDLPDGGAWLYAETVRQIHQQTAGRETGHTKVELLAPDFNAVPELLEEVFASRPEVFAHNVETVPRIFKRIRPGFRYERSLDVITKARAYGLITKSNLILGMGEEREEVTQALKDLHEAGCELITITQYLRPSPRHHPVERWVKPAEFVELAKEAEEIGFSGVMSGPLVRSSYRAGRLYQQAMEKRATV
- a CDS encoding DUF4191 domain-containing protein, translated to MARKSNAETAANPGRLKQIALTYKMTRKADPKVGLIVAGVGIVTFGVFLAIGFLIGHPVYLGILGFLVAFLAMAIVFGRRAERAAFGQMEGQPGAAAAVLDNVGRGWTTTPAVAMNRNQDIVHRAVGKAGVVLIAEGNPNRVKVLLAAEKKKLARIMPDVPVHDFIVGTGEGEVPLKKVRTTLLKLPRVLAGPQITQVNDKLRAMGDLMSNMPVPKGPMPKGTRMPRGGKMR
- the glnA gene encoding type I glutamate--ammonia ligase, translated to MFQNADEVKQYIEENDVKFVDVRFCDLPGVMQHFTIPARAFDPAEELAFDGSSIRGFQAIHESDMALRADITTARLDPFRKDKTLNINFFIHDPITGEAYSRDPRNIAKKAEAYLASTGIADTAYFGPEAEFYVFDSVRFATTANESFYHIDSEAGAWNTGSEENNRGYKVRYKGGYFPVAPVDHFADLRAEISLELDAQGLQVERQHHEVGTGGQAEINYKFNTLLAAADDLMLFKYIVKNVAWRNGKTATFMPKPIFGDNGSGMHVHQSLWANGDPLFYDEAGYAGLSDTARYYIGGILKHAPSLLAFTNPTVNSYHRLVPGFEAPVNMVYSQRNRSAAMRIPITGSNPKAKRVEFRAPDPSSNPYLAFAALLLAGLDGVKNKIEPMEPIDKDLYELSPDEHASVPQVPTSLEDVLKALEEDHEYLLAGGVFTPDLIETWIDYKRTNEIAPIALRPHPHEFEMYFDI
- a CDS encoding VIT family protein, with translation MTESAGARSAEISTRLNWLRAGVLGANDGIISTAGLVVGVAGATTSRAAILTAGVAGLLAGALSMAAGEYVSVSSQRDSERAALAVERRELADEPEEELAELTDMLAARGLSRELAREAAEQLTARDALRAHAQVELGINPDELVNPWHAALASLLSFTVGALLPLLAIVLPQPSARVPVTVAAVLAALTLCGLAGARLGGAPAARAVLRNVAGGAVAMAVTYAVGTWIGGT
- a CDS encoding TIGR01777 family oxidoreductase, giving the protein MRIAVTGASGLIGKVLVRSLQVDGHEVVRFVRRPAAAPDEATWDPRRGYVDPAGLVGCGAVVHLAGAGVGDHRWTAAYKREIRDSRVLGTAAIARAVADMAEPPPVLVSGSAVGYYGNTGDRVVDEDAPAGEGFLPSVCVEWEAAAAPARDAGIRTVFARTGLVVAADGGAWGRLFPVFRAGVGGRLGNGRQYWSHISMHDEVAALRHLITASGLSGPVNLTAPEPRTNREVTAAMGRVLHRPTVCAVPAPVMRVVLGEFAEDVLGSQRVRPTKLLESGFVFRHPGIDESIRAALA
- a CDS encoding RDD family protein: MDNRQAIGSWLSGPRAAAEEMGVDFGHPGERLGLPRSGPGSVARFGRRLGAVVIDWVGCQLIAYALITGGDLDASSPWTLALFLSLTFLTVGTVGFTPGKRILGLRVIALDGSRLGLGRVALRTLLLALFVPALISDRDGRGLHDRLAGAVQVRI
- a CDS encoding PP2C family protein-serine/threonine phosphatase, whose translation is MRRGLEDSGRLHGTPPPRWARLAPVVAVVVLCCAQWLTPGAELGYFLAALPAVAAFSYGPLGTCAFAVLVLVLLGVPQLGVANARGTDLATVAFVGLLSVVISFVRRRRDDQLVSVRTVAEAAQLAVLPPVPDQVGPVHCSGLYRAAQRGTLVGGDLYDVRAGPYGVRAVVADVQGHGLAAVGTVAALLGAFREAVLDDPELAAVAARLDRRLVADAAAASIRHPELFATAVLLEFPPGRDLVRIVSCGHPPVLLLRGSTTAELDVEPGPPLGLGLTVPELPKVAEVPLLPGDRLLAHTDGVTEARDAEGGFYPLASRIPVLADDSEGLVRAVWRDLEAFTAGGPSDDVAVLLLSLPAMET